A section of the Paenibacillus yonginensis genome encodes:
- a CDS encoding DNA repair helicase XPB: protein MTGQGPCMVQNDHTILLETAHAEYEAARQTLGQIAELVKTPAVFHIYRLTPLSLWHAAASGETAAGVIEKLKRLSRWSVPAKVEENIKTWIGRYGQLKLKALPGETGMLLLEAEHGEEAVLEQILQNPNLKGLNLPPASQGKVRVPAACRGLLKQELTRLGYPVLDKAGYRKGTALNFELRTALPGGRPFRLRAYQQACVEAFAGSREAGQDIAGSGVLVLPCGAGKTVIGLGAMERLQCETLILTSNITSVRQWIQELQHKTTLAPEQIGEYSGERKEVRPVTVSTYQILTHRTRKEEGFRHLPLLSGRDWGLIIYDEVHLLPAPVFRATADIQATRRLGLTATLVREDGREQDVFSLIGPKQKEVGWKELEGQGWIAEVDCREIRIPLPEELRRHYDQLGKKEQYRTAAENPNKTAAVRQLLNEHGERQVLIIGQYVEQLGHLASELGLPLITGATSQQQRSDLYAAFRAGDIRVLAVSKVANFAVDLPDASVAIQISGSYGSRQEEAQRLGRILRPKQGDNRAFFYSLVSAQTREEEFARRRQLFLAEQGYEYTILSMEDRELADGWEQTLEEA, encoded by the coding sequence ATGACAGGACAAGGTCCATGCATGGTGCAAAACGATCATACGATTCTGCTGGAGACGGCGCATGCTGAATATGAAGCGGCCCGTCAAACACTCGGGCAGATCGCCGAGCTGGTCAAGACACCGGCCGTGTTTCACATCTACCGGCTTACGCCGTTGTCGCTTTGGCATGCGGCTGCTTCAGGTGAAACGGCGGCAGGTGTAATTGAGAAGCTTAAGCGCTTGTCTCGTTGGTCGGTTCCAGCCAAAGTCGAAGAAAATATAAAGACCTGGATCGGAAGATACGGTCAATTGAAATTGAAGGCCCTGCCTGGCGAAACCGGAATGCTGTTATTGGAGGCGGAGCATGGGGAAGAAGCAGTGCTGGAGCAGATTCTGCAAAACCCAAACCTGAAGGGGCTGAATTTGCCCCCGGCGAGCCAGGGCAAGGTCCGTGTCCCTGCAGCTTGCCGGGGGCTGCTCAAACAGGAGCTGACCAGACTGGGCTATCCTGTGCTCGATAAAGCCGGCTACCGAAAGGGAACGGCGCTCAACTTCGAGCTGAGGACCGCCCTGCCGGGGGGCAGGCCCTTCCGGCTGAGAGCCTATCAGCAGGCGTGCGTGGAGGCGTTCGCCGGAAGCCGGGAAGCCGGTCAGGATATAGCGGGAAGCGGAGTGCTTGTGCTGCCGTGCGGTGCAGGGAAAACGGTTATCGGACTAGGGGCTATGGAGCGGCTTCAATGCGAAACGCTGATTTTGACCTCCAATATTACCTCCGTGAGGCAGTGGATTCAGGAGCTGCAGCATAAAACAACGCTGGCACCTGAACAAATCGGCGAATACTCGGGAGAGCGGAAGGAGGTCCGGCCCGTAACGGTTTCTACCTATCAGATTCTGACTCACCGGACCCGCAAGGAAGAAGGGTTCAGGCATCTGCCGCTGCTGAGCGGCCGGGATTGGGGACTGATCATTTATGATGAAGTCCACCTGCTCCCTGCTCCGGTGTTCCGGGCAACAGCGGACATCCAGGCGACTAGAAGGCTGGGACTGACAGCAACGCTTGTCAGGGAGGACGGCCGCGAGCAGGACGTTTTCTCACTGATTGGCCCTAAACAGAAGGAGGTTGGCTGGAAAGAGCTGGAGGGGCAGGGCTGGATAGCGGAGGTTGATTGCCGGGAGATCCGGATACCGCTGCCTGAGGAACTCCGCAGGCATTACGATCAGCTTGGTAAAAAAGAGCAGTACCGGACGGCTGCGGAGAATCCGAATAAGACGGCTGCCGTCCGGCAGCTGCTAAATGAGCACGGAGAGCGGCAGGTTCTGATTATTGGCCAGTATGTGGAGCAGCTGGGCCATTTAGCCTCGGAGCTGGGCCTTCCGCTGATCACCGGGGCGACTTCCCAGCAGCAGCGGAGCGATCTTTATGCTGCGTTCCGGGCAGGGGATATCCGCGTGCTGGCCGTTTCCAAAGTGGCAAACTTTGCGGTTGATCTCCCCGATGCCTCCGTCGCTATTCAAATTTCCGGAAGCTATGGCTCAAGACAGGAGGAAGCGCAGCGGCTGGGCCGAATTCTGAGGCCGAAACAGGGTGACAACAGGGCTTTTTTCTACAGTCTCGTCTCCGCACAAACCCGGGAAGAAGAATTTGCGAGAAGACGGCAGCTGTTTCTAGCTGAGCAGGGATATGAATATACCATCCTGAGCATGGAGGATCGGGAACTTGCAGATGGGTGGGAGCAAACGTTGGAGGAGGCTTAA
- a CDS encoding M20 family metallopeptidase, with amino-acid sequence MGRGEIEQLYPAMVERRRYLHRHPELSYQEQATSAYIAGVLSKAGIEHKTQVGGNGVIGFIKGTRPGPVVALRADMDALPIQDEKEVEYKSEVPGVMHACGHDGHTAVLLGIAEYFASRREQIQGEIRLLFQPAEEVCPGGALPMIKDGALDGVDVIYGVHLWTPIPVGTAASVPGPMMASTDEFFVNIHGRGGHGGMPHKTVDSVVVGSAIVMQLQSIVSRSVNPLDPAVVTIGSFQAGTVQNVIAERARLAGTVRCFNEATRQLIRKRIASVAELTAQSYEAEVELEYIPGYPTLVNDEAETERFFKVAGQLEGIKTEWTQPIMPAEDFAYYLQQVPGCFILVGAGNPQKGAEYPHHHPRFDLDEAAMEHAARILISLAENYMNDGKQK; translated from the coding sequence ATGGGACGGGGAGAAATCGAGCAGTTGTATCCGGCGATGGTAGAGCGAAGACGTTATTTGCATCGTCATCCCGAATTATCTTATCAGGAACAGGCCACTTCGGCCTATATAGCGGGTGTGTTAAGCAAAGCCGGCATCGAGCACAAGACGCAGGTGGGCGGCAATGGAGTAATCGGTTTTATTAAGGGAACCAGGCCGGGGCCGGTAGTTGCATTAAGGGCAGATATGGATGCCCTGCCGATTCAGGACGAGAAGGAAGTCGAATACAAATCCGAGGTTCCCGGCGTGATGCATGCGTGCGGCCATGACGGACATACGGCCGTTCTGCTCGGAATCGCCGAATATTTTGCCTCCCGCAGGGAGCAGATTCAAGGCGAGATTCGTCTGCTGTTTCAGCCGGCGGAAGAGGTTTGCCCGGGCGGAGCCCTTCCGATGATCAAGGACGGTGCGCTGGATGGGGTGGACGTCATTTACGGCGTTCATTTATGGACGCCCATTCCGGTCGGGACGGCGGCATCGGTTCCCGGACCGATGATGGCTTCGACCGACGAATTCTTCGTGAACATTCATGGACGCGGCGGTCATGGTGGCATGCCTCATAAGACCGTCGACAGCGTAGTTGTCGGATCCGCGATTGTGATGCAGCTGCAAAGCATCGTCAGCCGGTCGGTGAACCCGCTTGATCCGGCTGTGGTTACAATCGGTTCGTTCCAGGCAGGAACCGTACAGAATGTGATCGCCGAACGAGCGCGGCTGGCCGGGACGGTCCGCTGCTTCAATGAAGCGACCAGACAGCTGATTCGGAAACGGATCGCTTCGGTTGCAGAGCTTACGGCTCAATCCTACGAGGCGGAAGTGGAGCTGGAGTATATCCCGGGCTATCCTACGCTGGTGAATGATGAAGCGGAGACGGAACGTTTCTTCAAAGTGGCCGGACAGCTGGAAGGAATCAAGACGGAATGGACTCAGCCGATTATGCCTGCCGAGGATTTCGCCTATTATCTGCAGCAGGTGCCGGGCTGTTTTATTCTGGTTGGCGCCGGGAATCCGCAGAAAGGTGCGGAATACCCGCACCACCATCCAAGATTTGATCTGGATGAGGCGGCAATGGAGCACGCAGCGAGGATTCTGATTTCGTTAGCCGAGAACTATATGAACGATGGGAAACAGAAATAA
- the ftsW gene encoding putative lipid II flippase FtsW has translation MRRTNGNNDTRKQAEQPNEAKRGTPDFQLLVLTLLLVGFGLVMVFSSSSSIAVINSDFHNDSMYFVKKQLLFAIGGVICMFITMNIPFQKYKKLFVPAFILVVIILLLMPFIGSLRNGSRSWLILGPISIQPTEFAKITIILYLAALITKKGERFRDLRTGYIPVTMIVGFVAGLIMLQPDFGSCLILVATSGLIIFAGGANLKHILASLVLLAIGAGLVLGAKALIDGLHSSGAADSIASGYKAGRFQAYINPFQDPKGYGWNLLQSLTAIGHGGITGTGFGQSIQKLHYLPNPYNDFIFSVIGEEFGFIGTLLFLIVYVYFIWRGLLVSLRCQDTFGTLVGVGIMGLIAIQAFVNIGGVTRTIPITGVTLPFISYGGSSLLVMMASMGIVLSISRASVMIQKREVTKSVVVREDEVNGRRRRYGRYETR, from the coding sequence ATGAGACGAACAAATGGAAATAACGATACCAGAAAGCAGGCTGAGCAGCCTAATGAAGCTAAACGGGGGACCCCCGATTTCCAGCTGCTGGTCTTGACTTTGCTGCTGGTCGGATTCGGTTTGGTCATGGTGTTCAGTTCGAGCTCCAGTATCGCCGTTATTAACAGTGATTTTCATAATGACTCGATGTATTTTGTGAAGAAACAGCTGTTATTCGCCATTGGCGGTGTAATATGTATGTTTATTACGATGAACATCCCGTTCCAGAAGTATAAAAAGCTGTTTGTGCCTGCCTTTATTCTGGTCGTGATCATCTTGCTGCTCATGCCGTTTATCGGTTCCCTTCGCAACGGTTCCCGAAGCTGGCTGATTCTCGGACCGATCAGCATTCAGCCTACCGAGTTCGCTAAAATCACCATTATTTTGTATCTGGCGGCGCTGATTACGAAGAAAGGGGAACGGTTCCGGGATCTGCGGACTGGCTACATCCCCGTGACGATGATCGTAGGTTTTGTGGCAGGGCTGATTATGCTGCAGCCCGATTTCGGTTCATGCCTGATCCTCGTAGCGACTTCGGGTTTGATCATATTTGCGGGCGGCGCCAACCTCAAACATATCCTGGCTTCGCTGGTGCTGCTTGCCATCGGCGCCGGACTTGTGCTTGGCGCCAAAGCGCTCATCGACGGGCTGCACTCCTCCGGAGCGGCCGATTCCATCGCCTCCGGTTATAAAGCCGGCCGTTTCCAGGCCTACATCAATCCTTTTCAAGATCCGAAAGGCTACGGCTGGAACCTGCTCCAATCCTTGACGGCCATCGGTCATGGCGGAATAACCGGAACCGGGTTTGGACAAAGCATCCAGAAGCTGCATTACCTGCCGAATCCTTATAATGATTTTATTTTCTCGGTCATCGGCGAGGAATTCGGTTTTATTGGAACCCTGTTGTTCCTGATTGTATATGTTTATTTCATTTGGCGGGGGCTGCTGGTTTCGCTGCGGTGCCAGGATACGTTCGGAACTTTGGTTGGAGTCGGCATTATGGGGCTTATCGCCATTCAGGCTTTTGTTAATATCGGAGGGGTAACTCGAACAATTCCGATTACCGGGGTTACACTGCCGTTTATCAGTTATGGCGGCTCTTCTCTGCTCGTAATGATGGCCAGCATGGGGATCGTGCTAAGCATATCCAGGGCATCGGTTATGATCCAAAAACGCGAAGTAACCAAATCCGTTGTGGTTCGGGAAGATGAAGTAAACGGACGGCGGCGACGGTACGGGCGTTATGAGACCCGTTGA
- a CDS encoding Asp23/Gls24 family envelope stress response protein translates to MTEQLGLETGAIRIADDVVAKIAGMAALETPGIAAMSGGLSEGWAKRLSGKNVQKGVTVEVGQLEAAIDLRILVLYETPIHEVCRMLQQNVRVAVESMTGLKVVEVNVKVEGVAFKNDEL, encoded by the coding sequence ATGACCGAGCAACTGGGGCTCGAAACGGGCGCAATTCGAATCGCGGATGACGTGGTTGCCAAGATAGCAGGAATGGCTGCCCTTGAAACACCCGGAATTGCTGCAATGTCCGGAGGTCTTTCCGAAGGATGGGCTAAGCGGCTCAGCGGCAAAAATGTTCAAAAGGGTGTAACCGTCGAGGTTGGTCAGCTTGAAGCCGCCATCGACTTGCGCATTCTGGTTCTGTACGAAACCCCGATCCATGAGGTCTGCCGGATGCTCCAGCAGAATGTACGGGTAGCCGTGGAAAGCATGACAGGACTTAAGGTCGTTGAAGTGAACGTGAAGGTAGAAGGCGTTGCGTTCAAGAACGACGAACTTTAA